From Poecile atricapillus isolate bPoeAtr1 chromosome Z, bPoeAtr1.hap1, whole genome shotgun sequence, one genomic window encodes:
- the TMEM161B gene encoding transmembrane protein 161B isoform X1, with amino-acid sequence MKPSQEMNISIVWCLLVLAFAVKVLFSLTTHYFKVEDGGERSVCVTFGFFFFVKAMAILIVTENYLEFGLESGFSNFSESAMQFLEKQGLESQGPVSKLTFKLFLAVLCSLIGAFLTFPGLRLAQMHLDALNLATEKITQTLLHINFLAPLFMVLLWVKPITKDYIMSPPLGKESIPLMSEDTFDTVRLWIIIMLCILRLAMMRHHLQAYLNLAQKSVDQMKKEAGRISMVDLQKMVARVFYYLCVIALQYVAPMVMLLHTTLLLKTLGNYSWGIYPGLNSDTPVENSLLPNSVYSESPPADGKMKVTVVQITMALGSLKNIFTPLLFRGLLSFLTWWIAACLFSTSLFGLFYHQYLTVA; translated from the exons ATGAAGCCCTCTCAAGAAATGAATATCAGCATCGTGTGGTGTCTGCTTGTTTTGGCTTTTGCGGT TAAGGTACTGTTTTCATTGACTACCCATTATTTCAAAGTTGAAGATGGAGGTGAAAGATCAGTCTGTGTCacctttggttttttcttctttgtgaaaGCAATGGCAATACTCATTGTGACTGAAAACTATCTAGAGTTTGGATTGGAATCAG GATTCTCGAATTTCTCAGAAAGTGCTATGCAGTTTCTTGAAAAACAAGGTTTGGAATCCCA ggGTCCTGTGTCTAAACTAACCTTCAAATTGTTCCTGGCTGTTCTGTGTTCACTTATTGGTGCTTTTTTGACATTCCCTGGCTTGCGACTGGCTCAAATGCATCTGGATGCTCTGAATTtagcaacagaaaaaataacACA aacattGCTACATATAAACTTCTTGGCACCTTTATTTATGGTTCTGCTGTGGGTAAAACCAATCACTAAGGACTACATTATGAGCCCACCTTTGGGCAAAGAGAGCATTCCTTT AATGTCAGAGGACACATTTGATACTGTCAGATTGTGGATTATAATCATGTTGTGCATTTTACGGTTGGCTATGATGCGTCATCATTTACAGGCCTATCTGAATTTAGCCCAGAAAAGTGTGGATCAGATGAAAAAGGAAGCTGGTAGAATAAGTATGGTTGATTTACAGAAAATG gTAGCTCGAGTATTCTATTATCTCTGTGTAATTGCACTTCAGTATGTTGCACCAATGGTAATGCTTCTTCACACAACTCTGCTCTTGAAAACACTAG gTAATTATTCTTGGGGCATCTACCCAGGATTGAATTCTGACACTCCAGTAGAAAACAGTCTGCTTCCCAATTCTGTTTATTCTGAGTCTCCACCTGCTGATGGAAAGATGAAAGTAACTGTAGTACAAATAACAATGGCTCTGGGAAGCCTAAAGAATATTTTCACTCCTCTCCTGTTCCGGGGACTTCTGTCTTTTCTCACCTGGTGGATTGCTGCTTGCCTATTTTCTACAAGCCTTTTTGGGCTCTTCTATCACCAGTACCTGACTGTGGCGTGA
- the TMEM161B gene encoding transmembrane protein 161B isoform X3 yields MCREWGRAGRQRRLAGPARASCLRWYQHPSEEELRILAGKQRGKSKKDRKYNGHIENKPLTIPKDIDLHLETKSVTERDTIALHYFPEYQWLVDFTVAATVVYVVTEAYYSIMKPSQEMNISIVWCLLVLAFAVKVLFSLTTHYFKVEDGGERSVCVTFGFFFFVKAMAILIVTENYLEFGLESGFSNFSESAMQFLEKQGLESQGPVSKLTFKLFLAVLCSLIGAFLTFPGLRLAQMHLDALNLATEKITQTLLHINFLAPLFMVLLWVKPITKDYIMSPPLGKESIPLMSEDTFDTVRLWIIIMLCILRLAMMRHHLQAYLNLAQKSVDQMKKEAGRISMVDLQKMVARVFYYLCVIALQYVAPMVMLLHTTLLLKTLGNYSWGIYPGLNSDTPVENSLLPNSVYSESPPADGKMKVTVVQITMALGSLKNIFTPLLFRGLLSFLTWWIAACLFSTSLFGLFYHQYLTVA; encoded by the exons tttACGGTGGTATCAACATCCCTCTGAAGAAGAACTGCGGATTCTTGCAGGGAAGCAAAGAGGGAAGAGTAAAAAAGATAG aaaatacaaTGGTCACATTGAAAACAAACCCTTAACCATTCCAAAAGATATTGATCTTCATCTGGAAACAAAATCTGTAACAGAAAGGGACACTATTG CATTGCATTACTTTCCGGAATATCAGTGGTTGGTGGATTTCACTGTTGCAGCTACAGTTGTGTATGTGGTGACAGAAGCCTATTACAGCATTATGAAGCCCTCTCAAGAAATGAATATCAGCATCGTGTGGTGTCTGCTTGTTTTGGCTTTTGCGGT TAAGGTACTGTTTTCATTGACTACCCATTATTTCAAAGTTGAAGATGGAGGTGAAAGATCAGTCTGTGTCacctttggttttttcttctttgtgaaaGCAATGGCAATACTCATTGTGACTGAAAACTATCTAGAGTTTGGATTGGAATCAG GATTCTCGAATTTCTCAGAAAGTGCTATGCAGTTTCTTGAAAAACAAGGTTTGGAATCCCA ggGTCCTGTGTCTAAACTAACCTTCAAATTGTTCCTGGCTGTTCTGTGTTCACTTATTGGTGCTTTTTTGACATTCCCTGGCTTGCGACTGGCTCAAATGCATCTGGATGCTCTGAATTtagcaacagaaaaaataacACA aacattGCTACATATAAACTTCTTGGCACCTTTATTTATGGTTCTGCTGTGGGTAAAACCAATCACTAAGGACTACATTATGAGCCCACCTTTGGGCAAAGAGAGCATTCCTTT AATGTCAGAGGACACATTTGATACTGTCAGATTGTGGATTATAATCATGTTGTGCATTTTACGGTTGGCTATGATGCGTCATCATTTACAGGCCTATCTGAATTTAGCCCAGAAAAGTGTGGATCAGATGAAAAAGGAAGCTGGTAGAATAAGTATGGTTGATTTACAGAAAATG gTAGCTCGAGTATTCTATTATCTCTGTGTAATTGCACTTCAGTATGTTGCACCAATGGTAATGCTTCTTCACACAACTCTGCTCTTGAAAACACTAG gTAATTATTCTTGGGGCATCTACCCAGGATTGAATTCTGACACTCCAGTAGAAAACAGTCTGCTTCCCAATTCTGTTTATTCTGAGTCTCCACCTGCTGATGGAAAGATGAAAGTAACTGTAGTACAAATAACAATGGCTCTGGGAAGCCTAAAGAATATTTTCACTCCTCTCCTGTTCCGGGGACTTCTGTCTTTTCTCACCTGGTGGATTGCTGCTTGCCTATTTTCTACAAGCCTTTTTGGGCTCTTCTATCACCAGTACCTGACTGTGGCGTGA
- the TMEM161B gene encoding transmembrane protein 161B isoform X2 codes for MGVIGVQLVVTMVMASVIQKIIPHYSLARWLLCSGSLRWYQHPSEEELRILAGKQRGKSKKDRKYNGHIENKPLTIPKDIDLHLETKSVTERDTIALHYFPEYQWLVDFTVAATVVYVVTEAYYSIMKPSQEMNISIVWCLLVLAFAVKVLFSLTTHYFKVEDGGERSVCVTFGFFFFVKAMAILIVTENYLEFGLESGFSNFSESAMQFLEKQGLESQGPVSKLTFKLFLAVLCSLIGAFLTFPGLRLAQMHLDALNLATEKITQTLLHINFLAPLFMVLLWVKPITKDYIMSPPLGKESIPLMSEDTFDTVRLWIIIMLCILRLAMMRHHLQAYLNLAQKSVDQMKKEAGRISMVDLQKMVARVFYYLCVIALQYVAPMVMLLHTTLLLKTLGNYSWGIYPGLNSDTPVENSLLPNSVYSESPPADGKMKVTVVQITMALGSLKNIFTPLLFRGLLSFLTWWIAACLFSTSLFGLFYHQYLTVA; via the exons tttACGGTGGTATCAACATCCCTCTGAAGAAGAACTGCGGATTCTTGCAGGGAAGCAAAGAGGGAAGAGTAAAAAAGATAG aaaatacaaTGGTCACATTGAAAACAAACCCTTAACCATTCCAAAAGATATTGATCTTCATCTGGAAACAAAATCTGTAACAGAAAGGGACACTATTG CATTGCATTACTTTCCGGAATATCAGTGGTTGGTGGATTTCACTGTTGCAGCTACAGTTGTGTATGTGGTGACAGAAGCCTATTACAGCATTATGAAGCCCTCTCAAGAAATGAATATCAGCATCGTGTGGTGTCTGCTTGTTTTGGCTTTTGCGGT TAAGGTACTGTTTTCATTGACTACCCATTATTTCAAAGTTGAAGATGGAGGTGAAAGATCAGTCTGTGTCacctttggttttttcttctttgtgaaaGCAATGGCAATACTCATTGTGACTGAAAACTATCTAGAGTTTGGATTGGAATCAG GATTCTCGAATTTCTCAGAAAGTGCTATGCAGTTTCTTGAAAAACAAGGTTTGGAATCCCA ggGTCCTGTGTCTAAACTAACCTTCAAATTGTTCCTGGCTGTTCTGTGTTCACTTATTGGTGCTTTTTTGACATTCCCTGGCTTGCGACTGGCTCAAATGCATCTGGATGCTCTGAATTtagcaacagaaaaaataacACA aacattGCTACATATAAACTTCTTGGCACCTTTATTTATGGTTCTGCTGTGGGTAAAACCAATCACTAAGGACTACATTATGAGCCCACCTTTGGGCAAAGAGAGCATTCCTTT AATGTCAGAGGACACATTTGATACTGTCAGATTGTGGATTATAATCATGTTGTGCATTTTACGGTTGGCTATGATGCGTCATCATTTACAGGCCTATCTGAATTTAGCCCAGAAAAGTGTGGATCAGATGAAAAAGGAAGCTGGTAGAATAAGTATGGTTGATTTACAGAAAATG gTAGCTCGAGTATTCTATTATCTCTGTGTAATTGCACTTCAGTATGTTGCACCAATGGTAATGCTTCTTCACACAACTCTGCTCTTGAAAACACTAG gTAATTATTCTTGGGGCATCTACCCAGGATTGAATTCTGACACTCCAGTAGAAAACAGTCTGCTTCCCAATTCTGTTTATTCTGAGTCTCCACCTGCTGATGGAAAGATGAAAGTAACTGTAGTACAAATAACAATGGCTCTGGGAAGCCTAAAGAATATTTTCACTCCTCTCCTGTTCCGGGGACTTCTGTCTTTTCTCACCTGGTGGATTGCTGCTTGCCTATTTTCTACAAGCCTTTTTGGGCTCTTCTATCACCAGTACCTGACTGTGGCGTGA